One Branchiostoma floridae strain S238N-H82 chromosome 1, Bfl_VNyyK, whole genome shotgun sequence genomic region harbors:
- the LOC118425728 gene encoding polycomb protein suz12-B-like isoform X1 translates to MAPHKVDNGKRRKEARTAGRKIGKQTPKCDSLTSSLKMENGKANGSLQDLQKDHELFLQAFEKPTQIYRFLRTRHIVAPVFLQRNVTYMSQRFSRSHCRRKQFKVDSVLGDIVAEEKKVEEQKALSPPVQCTPRYLNLNFITFCWSQADNVDPAVVPQEVMVEAALLKICHKKRKDVLSPMKHVPLGKIQVPCVSGADGASRTGPSLSIPGECFQPSNGQIKSYVLVLRVTVTNSQPIGGEDENASGEPMPKRLCTSPREDVMLNGTVNGNVQLEDVISSAEYQAELIVYDKQHSCLLTEGDYEIALKQMHSLPLQNKQAQWETIMDGRAVGPFETFRFGPTLRFKLTWTHCPTTVSSRMSISPSKVTGQSLGPFEERPIERQNSEALLNVKYKKTPEKQEKRQRIFYQFLYNGNMRQQTEARDDLHCPWCTLNCMKLYSLLKHLKLCHSRFTFVFVPHPKGARIDVSINEGYDGSYAGNPADLHLMGFAFRRNGPCRRSPVTNILVAKPRRPEPSLSEFLEGEDLELDWTRPFTSGHNRLYFHSGTCLPLRPQEIDNDSEEESDPIWLKQRTQHMIDEFTDVNEGEKELMKMWNLHIMRNGHIADCQVPTACSTFVEEKGVWIVQRNLVRNMLLHLVNLYDFSLISSSVVQQTISRLRKMEAEVATAAATNESSQTFTVPSTAASPEQPHKS, encoded by the exons ATGGCTCCTCACAAGGTTGACAATGGCAAGAGGCGAAAAGAAGCGAGGACAGCTGGCAGAAAGATCGGCAAGCAGACGCCAAAGTGTGACT CTTTGACCAGTTCACTGAAGATGGAGAACGGCAAGGCCAATGGGAGTCTGCAGGACCTGCAGAAGGACCATGAGTTGTTCCTGCAGGCGTTTGAGAAACCCACGCAGATCTACAGGTTTCTGCGGACCAGGCACATCGTGGCCCCGGTCTTCCTACAGAGGAACGTCACGTACATGTCACAGAGGTTCTCCAGGAGCCACTGTCGGAGGAAACAGTTCAAG GTAGATTCAGTGTTGGGAGACATTGTTGCCGAGGAGAAGAAAGTAGAAGAACAAAAGGCGCTCAGCCCACCTGTACAGTGCACACCTAGGTATTTAAACTTGAACTTCATCACCTTCTGCTGGTCCCAGGCAGACAATGTGGACCCAGCAGTCGTGCCTCAAGAGGTCATGGTCGAAGCCGCCCTTCTGAAGATCTGTCACAAGAAGAGGAAAGACGTGCTGTCTCCGATGAAGCATGTACCCCTGGGAAAGATACAAGTACCCTGTGTGTCCGGTGCTGACGGTGCTAGCAGAACTGGGCCTTCTCTGTCCATCCCGGGAGAGTGCTTCCAACCTAGTAACGGTCAGATCAAATCCTACGTACTGGTGCTTAGAGTCACGGTTACCAATTCTCAACCAATCGGAGGCGAAGATGAGAACGCTTCTGGGGAACCCATGCCGAAAAGGCTCTGCACGTCGCCTCGGGAAGATGTCATGTTGAATGGGACGGTCAACGGGAACGTTCAGCTGGAAGACGTGATCTCGAGCGCGGAGTACCAGGCGGAGTTGATCGTGTACGACAAGCAGCACTCGTGCTTGCTGACAGAAGGGGACTATGAGATCGCGCTGAAACAGATGCACAGTCTACCTCTCCAGAACAAACAGGCGCAGTGGGAGACCATCATGGACGGCAGGGCGGTCGGACCGTTCGAGACGTTCCGATTTGGACCCACGCTGCGCTTTAAACTGACTTGGACACACTGTCCTACCACGGTCTCCAGTAGAATGTCCATCTCGCCATCCAAAGTCACCGGACAGAGTCTCGGGCCCTTTGAGGAACGCCCAATCGAGAGGCAGAACTCTGAAGCACTGTTGAATGTCAAATACAAGAAAACGCCGGAGAAGCAGGAGAAGCGACAGAGGATCTTCTACCAGTTTCTGTACAACGGCAACATGCGACAGCAAACGGAAGCCCGGGACGACCTCCACTGCCCGTGGTGCACACTGAACTGTATGAAGCTGTACAGCCTTCTCAAGCATCTCAAACTCTGCCACTCACGATTTACATTTGTCTTCGTCCCACATCCCAAAGGTGCTAGAATCGACGTCTCCATCAACGAGGGGTATGATGGATCGTACGCGGGAAATCCTGCCGACCTCCACCTCATGGGCTTCGCGTTCAGGAGGAACGGGCCGTGTCGAAGGTCTCCCGTCACCaacattttagtcgcaaaaccAAGACGGCCAGAACCCAGCTTGTCTGAGTTTCTGGAAGGGGAGGACCTTGAGCTTGATTGGACGCGTCCCTTCACCAGCGGACACAATAGACTTTACTTCCACTCAGGCACCTGTCTACCACTACGGCCGCAGGAAATCGACAACGACAGCGAGGAGGAGAGCGATCCCATTTGGCTGAAACAGCGCACTCAG CACATGATTGACGAGTTCACTGATGTGAATGAGGGAGAGAAAGAGCTGATGAAAATGTGGAACCTTCACATCATGAGAAATGGCCACATTGCAGATTGCCAG GTACCAACAGCCTGCAGTACATTTGTGGAAGAGAAAGGTGTTTGGATTGTCCAGCGTAACCTGGTACGGAACATGCTGCTTCACCTGGTCAACCTGTACGACTTCAGTCTCATCAGCTCGTCTGTCGTCCAGCAAACCATCTCCAGGCTCAGGAAGATGGAGGCAGAGGTCGCCACGGCTGCAGCGACAAACGAGTCATCGCAAACCTTCACCGTCCCAAGTACGGCCGCGAGCCCAGAACAGCCACACAAATCCTGA
- the LOC118425728 gene encoding polycomb protein suz12-like isoform X2: MENGKANGSLQDLQKDHELFLQAFEKPTQIYRFLRTRHIVAPVFLQRNVTYMSQRFSRSHCRRKQFKVDSVLGDIVAEEKKVEEQKALSPPVQCTPRYLNLNFITFCWSQADNVDPAVVPQEVMVEAALLKICHKKRKDVLSPMKHVPLGKIQVPCVSGADGASRTGPSLSIPGECFQPSNGQIKSYVLVLRVTVTNSQPIGGEDENASGEPMPKRLCTSPREDVMLNGTVNGNVQLEDVISSAEYQAELIVYDKQHSCLLTEGDYEIALKQMHSLPLQNKQAQWETIMDGRAVGPFETFRFGPTLRFKLTWTHCPTTVSSRMSISPSKVTGQSLGPFEERPIERQNSEALLNVKYKKTPEKQEKRQRIFYQFLYNGNMRQQTEARDDLHCPWCTLNCMKLYSLLKHLKLCHSRFTFVFVPHPKGARIDVSINEGYDGSYAGNPADLHLMGFAFRRNGPCRRSPVTNILVAKPRRPEPSLSEFLEGEDLELDWTRPFTSGHNRLYFHSGTCLPLRPQEIDNDSEEESDPIWLKQRTQHMIDEFTDVNEGEKELMKMWNLHIMRNGHIADCQVPTACSTFVEEKGVWIVQRNLVRNMLLHLVNLYDFSLISSSVVQQTISRLRKMEAEVATAAATNESSQTFTVPSTAASPEQPHKS; the protein is encoded by the exons ATGGAGAACGGCAAGGCCAATGGGAGTCTGCAGGACCTGCAGAAGGACCATGAGTTGTTCCTGCAGGCGTTTGAGAAACCCACGCAGATCTACAGGTTTCTGCGGACCAGGCACATCGTGGCCCCGGTCTTCCTACAGAGGAACGTCACGTACATGTCACAGAGGTTCTCCAGGAGCCACTGTCGGAGGAAACAGTTCAAG GTAGATTCAGTGTTGGGAGACATTGTTGCCGAGGAGAAGAAAGTAGAAGAACAAAAGGCGCTCAGCCCACCTGTACAGTGCACACCTAGGTATTTAAACTTGAACTTCATCACCTTCTGCTGGTCCCAGGCAGACAATGTGGACCCAGCAGTCGTGCCTCAAGAGGTCATGGTCGAAGCCGCCCTTCTGAAGATCTGTCACAAGAAGAGGAAAGACGTGCTGTCTCCGATGAAGCATGTACCCCTGGGAAAGATACAAGTACCCTGTGTGTCCGGTGCTGACGGTGCTAGCAGAACTGGGCCTTCTCTGTCCATCCCGGGAGAGTGCTTCCAACCTAGTAACGGTCAGATCAAATCCTACGTACTGGTGCTTAGAGTCACGGTTACCAATTCTCAACCAATCGGAGGCGAAGATGAGAACGCTTCTGGGGAACCCATGCCGAAAAGGCTCTGCACGTCGCCTCGGGAAGATGTCATGTTGAATGGGACGGTCAACGGGAACGTTCAGCTGGAAGACGTGATCTCGAGCGCGGAGTACCAGGCGGAGTTGATCGTGTACGACAAGCAGCACTCGTGCTTGCTGACAGAAGGGGACTATGAGATCGCGCTGAAACAGATGCACAGTCTACCTCTCCAGAACAAACAGGCGCAGTGGGAGACCATCATGGACGGCAGGGCGGTCGGACCGTTCGAGACGTTCCGATTTGGACCCACGCTGCGCTTTAAACTGACTTGGACACACTGTCCTACCACGGTCTCCAGTAGAATGTCCATCTCGCCATCCAAAGTCACCGGACAGAGTCTCGGGCCCTTTGAGGAACGCCCAATCGAGAGGCAGAACTCTGAAGCACTGTTGAATGTCAAATACAAGAAAACGCCGGAGAAGCAGGAGAAGCGACAGAGGATCTTCTACCAGTTTCTGTACAACGGCAACATGCGACAGCAAACGGAAGCCCGGGACGACCTCCACTGCCCGTGGTGCACACTGAACTGTATGAAGCTGTACAGCCTTCTCAAGCATCTCAAACTCTGCCACTCACGATTTACATTTGTCTTCGTCCCACATCCCAAAGGTGCTAGAATCGACGTCTCCATCAACGAGGGGTATGATGGATCGTACGCGGGAAATCCTGCCGACCTCCACCTCATGGGCTTCGCGTTCAGGAGGAACGGGCCGTGTCGAAGGTCTCCCGTCACCaacattttagtcgcaaaaccAAGACGGCCAGAACCCAGCTTGTCTGAGTTTCTGGAAGGGGAGGACCTTGAGCTTGATTGGACGCGTCCCTTCACCAGCGGACACAATAGACTTTACTTCCACTCAGGCACCTGTCTACCACTACGGCCGCAGGAAATCGACAACGACAGCGAGGAGGAGAGCGATCCCATTTGGCTGAAACAGCGCACTCAG CACATGATTGACGAGTTCACTGATGTGAATGAGGGAGAGAAAGAGCTGATGAAAATGTGGAACCTTCACATCATGAGAAATGGCCACATTGCAGATTGCCAG GTACCAACAGCCTGCAGTACATTTGTGGAAGAGAAAGGTGTTTGGATTGTCCAGCGTAACCTGGTACGGAACATGCTGCTTCACCTGGTCAACCTGTACGACTTCAGTCTCATCAGCTCGTCTGTCGTCCAGCAAACCATCTCCAGGCTCAGGAAGATGGAGGCAGAGGTCGCCACGGCTGCAGCGACAAACGAGTCATCGCAAACCTTCACCGTCCCAAGTACGGCCGCGAGCCCAGAACAGCCACACAAATCCTGA